From Limnochordia bacterium, one genomic window encodes:
- a CDS encoding response regulator transcription factor, with the protein MTSILIADDDPHVHEILSLYFRKEGYEVLSAYDGQQTLDLVSAGPDLIILDIMMPKLDGWEVCTQLRNQCIDIPIIMLTAKNDDYEKILGFELGTDDYVTKPFNPVEVLERTKAVLRRIKPRSIAAAQDIEVNIEEYSVTVKGQRVELTPRETQLLYYLMVNPSRVFTRDELLEQLWGYDYFGDGRTIDVHIKRIREKIGQVDEGCKQYIKTVWGVGYKFEVTDGG; encoded by the coding sequence ATGACAAGTATCCTCATTGCTGATGATGATCCCCATGTCCATGAGATTCTCTCCCTATATTTCCGCAAGGAAGGCTATGAGGTCCTTTCCGCCTACGATGGCCAGCAGACCTTGGACCTGGTTTCAGCCGGTCCCGACCTGATTATTCTAGATATTATGATGCCTAAGCTAGATGGCTGGGAGGTCTGTACACAGCTGCGTAATCAGTGTATAGACATTCCCATTATCATGTTAACGGCCAAAAACGATGATTATGAGAAGATCCTAGGTTTTGAGTTGGGAACAGACGATTACGTGACTAAACCATTTAATCCTGTAGAGGTTCTTGAACGAACTAAGGCTGTCTTACGACGGATTAAACCTAGGAGTATAGCGGCGGCCCAAGACATAGAAGTGAATATCGAGGAGTATTCGGTTACGGTCAAGGGCCAAAGGGTGGAGTTGACTCCCCGGGAGACCCAATTACTATATTATCTCATGGTTAATCCTAGTCGGGTCTTTACTAGGGATGAACTGTTAGAGCAGCTGTGGGGCTATGACTACTTCGGAGACGGGCGGACTATTGATGTCCATATCAAACGAATTCGGGAGAAAATCGGGCAGGTGGACGAAGGCTGCAAACAGTATATCAAAACCGTCTGGGGTGTTGGCTATAAGTTCGAGGTGACCGACGGTGGTTAA
- a CDS encoding cell wall metabolism sensor histidine kinase WalK, with the protein MVKTVFGKLMSTYVAIILVTLSTLGFCLSHLLENYFFTAKEQELLDKGQELVKVVGHLVVRTSFDPAIFSVLRAMDSFIDARVWIVNRQGLIIAASQEGFDWEGFQLSSGDLQEVLLGRTITNRGQSKYFSEPMLTVGLPILGTGSDTVLGAVFLHSPVVGVSQTVSQVRHFILLGALLSITLAFGLGLYLSRTFSSPLRQMHGAALAMAEGDFSRRVSVEQEDEIGELGRSFNYLASRLQNTIDALHQEKAKFESMIFSISEGVIAVDPQGRILLVNAPARRWIKEDVDLPIGTKLCESVSLAEMPELYHRVMTEDAVVTQTVNLTPQKALMIIASPIHDTSGAIGGVVILLHDISQLHQTEQLRRDFFANVSHELRTPLTAIAGYLQPVIDGTVTDSESVGRYLRIIQDETLRLSKLIDELLDFSRLEAGQLNLELEPFDIVAVVDDVCNQLGVLADSKMVRLHRSLPGAKRVVVGDEKRIRQVLLNLVDNAIKFTPADGDIYVRVCDRAEGVMIEVEDTGCGILPDELPLIFERFFKADRSRTRRDGTGLGLAIVKSILDAHGLIISVQSKPDVGTKFSFSFPLRMIS; encoded by the coding sequence GTGGTTAAGACTGTCTTCGGGAAATTAATGTCTACCTATGTGGCCATTATTCTAGTGACCCTCTCTACTTTGGGTTTCTGCTTATCACATTTGTTGGAAAATTACTTTTTTACCGCAAAGGAACAAGAACTATTAGATAAAGGGCAGGAGCTGGTCAAGGTGGTGGGTCACCTAGTGGTACGTACCTCCTTTGATCCAGCGATTTTCAGTGTGCTCCGGGCTATGGATAGTTTCATAGATGCCCGGGTTTGGATTGTGAATCGACAAGGCTTGATCATTGCCGCCAGCCAAGAGGGCTTCGATTGGGAAGGTTTTCAGTTAAGTAGTGGCGATCTACAGGAGGTGCTCCTGGGTAGAACCATTACTAATCGGGGACAATCAAAGTACTTCTCCGAGCCCATGCTCACAGTTGGTCTTCCTATTCTTGGTACCGGATCCGATACAGTACTCGGGGCAGTTTTTCTCCACTCTCCTGTTGTGGGTGTTTCCCAGACGGTCAGCCAGGTGAGACACTTCATATTGCTTGGGGCCTTATTGTCGATTACCCTAGCCTTTGGTTTGGGCCTTTACCTGTCCCGTACTTTCTCTTCTCCCTTGCGACAGATGCATGGTGCGGCGTTGGCCATGGCGGAAGGGGACTTTAGTCGAAGAGTATCGGTTGAGCAGGAAGACGAGATTGGTGAGCTAGGGCGCTCTTTTAACTATTTGGCAAGCCGACTTCAGAATACTATCGATGCCCTTCACCAGGAAAAGGCTAAATTTGAGAGCATGATCTTTAGTATTAGTGAGGGAGTGATTGCGGTTGATCCCCAAGGGAGGATTCTTCTCGTAAATGCTCCGGCCCGACGTTGGATTAAGGAGGATGTTGATTTACCCATCGGCACAAAGCTCTGTGAGTCCGTCTCTCTAGCCGAAATGCCAGAGCTTTATCACCGGGTGATGACTGAAGATGCGGTGGTAACGCAGACGGTAAATCTTACACCACAAAAAGCTCTTATGATCATTGCATCACCGATCCACGATACCAGCGGAGCCATCGGTGGCGTAGTTATTCTACTGCATGATATTAGCCAGCTGCATCAGACAGAACAACTACGGAGGGATTTCTTTGCCAATGTCTCCCACGAGCTTCGGACCCCCTTAACTGCAATAGCTGGTTATTTGCAGCCTGTTATTGATGGTACCGTTACCGATTCCGAGTCCGTGGGTCGGTACTTGCGGATAATCCAGGACGAAACCCTTCGCCTATCGAAGCTAATCGATGAGTTACTTGATTTTTCACGTCTTGAGGCGGGACAGCTCAATCTGGAATTGGAGCCCTTTGATATCGTGGCAGTGGTGGATGATGTCTGTAACCAACTGGGGGTTCTTGCTGATAGCAAAATGGTGAGGCTACACCGGAGTCTACCCGGTGCAAAGCGTGTGGTGGTTGGGGACGAGAAGCGGATTAGACAGGTACTACTCAACCTCGTGGATAATGCGATCAAGTTTACCCCAGCGGACGGCGACATATATGTGCGGGTGTGTGATCGAGCCGAAGGGGTAATGATTGAGGTCGAAGATACCGGCTGCGGTATTTTACCCGACGAGCTACCCCTTATTTTTGAAAGATTCTTCAAAGCAGATCGGTCCCGTACCAGACGAGATGGTACAGGTCTAGGCCTTGCCATTGTCAAGTCTATTCTGGATGCTCATGGGCTGATCATTTCAGTACAAAGCAAGCCTGATGTAGGTACTAAGTTCAGTTTCTCCTTTCCGTTAAGGATGATTTCATAG
- a CDS encoding glycosyltransferase family 2 protein yields MLRIAKLHVVLYNVQDENMGDLRMCAKKVVALVPAYDEAPRIGVVLDVLTGHNRIDEVVVIDDGSADDTATVAGSYPVTVLRHEENLGKGAALQSGLDYAKDADIFLFLDADLIGLHQNHINMLLDGVLEESNQMSIGRFVKGFILVDLAQRYFPVLNGQRALTRAFIEMLPDLRPVRFGVEVLMNQAAQMYEAPYSYLDLYGISHWMKERKYGFRRGVKSRAQMYKEVLHMRRNYETYLSPGKTVSR; encoded by the coding sequence TTGCTGCGTATTGCAAAGCTGCATGTGGTTTTGTATAATGTACAGGATGAGAATATGGGAGATTTGAGAATGTGTGCTAAAAAAGTAGTCGCCCTAGTACCAGCCTATGATGAAGCACCACGCATAGGTGTGGTACTAGATGTGCTAACCGGGCATAACCGAATTGATGAGGTTGTTGTCATAGACGATGGATCCGCAGATGATACAGCAACAGTGGCAGGTTCCTACCCAGTGACGGTACTTCGTCACGAGGAGAATTTAGGTAAGGGTGCGGCTTTGCAGAGCGGGCTAGATTATGCTAAGGATGCCGACATATTCCTGTTTTTAGACGCAGATTTGATCGGTTTACATCAAAATCACATTAATATGCTTCTTGATGGGGTGCTCGAGGAAAGTAACCAGATGTCCATTGGTCGTTTTGTCAAAGGGTTTATCCTCGTTGATCTTGCGCAACGCTATTTTCCAGTCCTAAATGGTCAAAGGGCGCTAACTAGAGCATTCATTGAGATGCTTCCAGACCTAAGACCAGTTCGATTCGGCGTAGAGGTTTTGATGAACCAGGCAGCCCAGATGTATGAAGCTCCCTACAGCTATCTGGACTTGTATGGTATCAGCCATTGGATGAAGGAACGCAAGTACGGTTTCCGGCGGGGAGTAAAGTCCCGGGCGCAAATGTATAAGGAAGTACTGCATATGCGGCGGAACTATGAAACGTATCTCTCCCCAGGAAAGACTGTGTCTAGGTAG
- a CDS encoding pyridoxal phosphate-dependent aminotransferase — MRISNRAANISPSATLSVDAMAKAMRKAGHDVIGFGAGEPDFETPLYIKEAAIAALDAGYTRYTPAGGIIELREAICNKMVADYQLAYEPDQVVISCGAKHSLYNLFQVICDPGDEVIVMAPYWVSYVEQIKLADGVPVIAKTNDTITFQPELGAIRAAITPRTKAIIVNSPSNPTGVVLKKEFLLALGKLAVENDLLVISDEIYGKLVYGDAEHISFPSLVEEFKERTVLINGVSKTYAMTGWRIGYAAGPKEIIKAICDLQSHSTSNPNSIAQQAAVAALVGPDDTVYQMREQFDRRRQYIVDRLNEIRGISCFRPEGAFYVFPNISELYGKAINGFVIKDSEGFAKSLLQEAQVAVVPGVAFGSNDHVRLSYCLSLEEIRRGLDRIADFVTRLE, encoded by the coding sequence GTGAGAATATCGAATAGAGCAGCCAACATATCTCCATCTGCCACACTTAGTGTGGATGCTATGGCGAAAGCCATGCGAAAAGCCGGTCATGATGTGATTGGTTTTGGGGCCGGGGAGCCCGACTTCGAGACTCCCCTTTATATCAAAGAAGCAGCCATTGCGGCCTTGGATGCCGGATATACCCGGTATACTCCAGCGGGCGGGATTATTGAGCTTAGGGAGGCCATCTGTAACAAGATGGTGGCGGACTATCAGCTGGCCTATGAGCCTGATCAGGTCGTGATTTCCTGTGGGGCCAAGCACAGCCTCTATAATCTCTTTCAGGTCATATGTGACCCCGGCGATGAAGTGATCGTTATGGCCCCTTATTGGGTCAGCTATGTTGAGCAGATTAAGCTCGCCGATGGGGTGCCGGTGATTGCTAAGACGAATGACACAATTACTTTTCAGCCGGAGCTTGGCGCGATTCGAGCGGCGATTACTCCTCGTACGAAGGCAATCATTGTCAATAGTCCTTCTAATCCTACCGGAGTTGTTCTGAAAAAAGAGTTTTTGCTTGCTCTTGGGAAATTAGCTGTAGAAAATGACTTGTTAGTTATCTCCGATGAGATCTATGGCAAATTGGTCTATGGGGATGCGGAACACATTAGCTTTCCCTCCTTGGTGGAGGAATTCAAGGAGCGAACGGTTCTCATCAACGGTGTGTCCAAAACCTATGCCATGACCGGTTGGCGAATAGGCTATGCGGCAGGGCCTAAGGAGATCATTAAGGCTATTTGTGATCTACAAAGTCACAGTACGTCTAATCCCAATTCTATTGCACAGCAGGCAGCTGTTGCCGCTTTAGTCGGTCCTGATGATACTGTGTATCAAATGCGTGAGCAGTTTGACCGACGTAGGCAATATATCGTAGATAGACTGAACGAAATCAGAGGGATTAGTTGTTTTAGGCCCGAGGGGGCTTTCTACGTGTTTCCCAATATTAGCGAGTTATATGGCAAGGCCATTAATGGGTTTGTGATCAAGGATTCCGAGGGTTTTGCCAAGAGTCTGCTTCAGGAAGCACAGGTTGCGGTTGTGCCAGGAGTTGCCTTTGGCTCAAATGACCATGTAAGGCTTTCATACTGCCTATCTCTCGAGGAAATAAGACGAGGCCTAGATCGAATTGCTGACTTTGTGACAAGACTAGAGTAA